A region of Thermodesulfovibrionales bacterium DNA encodes the following proteins:
- a CDS encoding plastocyanin/azurin family copper-binding protein: MKKSYLFWVTIICLCLSGAGAHAANFNVSIQDFQFVPPTLTITVGDSVTWTNNGAFSHSSVSGPNCTANGIWNSGILNPGGVFQRTFTSPGTFPYFCIVDSHCASFGMQGTITVNTAAAAIPLPVGQQIFPYPPVVTPVVSLTPSLANPVGIGPLAQGGAVLTVQLDIAQFAGPVDMYAAYMVSTNPQVIINVMPNLSFQPFTIQQVLQALATGQPPAGAVPFMSGVTTAVNTTLFAGIPVSSLPPGTYTLFLLVTFPGNLSNFYLWETTFTI, translated from the coding sequence ATGAAGAAGTCATATCTCTTCTGGGTAACGATAATTTGTCTGTGCCTTTCGGGGGCTGGCGCCCATGCTGCAAACTTTAATGTGTCGATACAGGATTTCCAATTTGTGCCTCCCACCCTCACCATTACTGTTGGAGACTCCGTCACATGGACGAACAACGGGGCATTTTCGCACTCAAGCGTGAGCGGGCCGAATTGCACTGCCAATGGAATATGGAATTCAGGAATCTTGAACCCGGGAGGAGTCTTTCAGCGCACCTTTACGTCTCCAGGGACTTTCCCCTATTTTTGCATCGTAGATTCGCATTGTGCGAGTTTCGGCATGCAAGGAACAATCACGGTGAATACGGCTGCTGCTGCAATCCCGTTGCCGGTGGGTCAGCAAATCTTCCCCTATCCGCCGGTGGTGACCCCTGTTGTGAGTTTAACCCCTTCTCTGGCTAATCCTGTGGGTATCGGCCCTCTGGCCCAGGGGGGAGCTGTGCTTACCGTTCAACTTGACATCGCTCAGTTTGCCGGCCCCGTCGATATGTATGCCGCATACATGGTATCTACAAACCCCCAGGTTATCATTAATGTTATGCCTAATCTGAGCTTTCAGCCCTTCACGATTCAGCAGGTCCTGCAGGCGCTCGCGACTGGGCAACCCCCTGCCGGGGCGGTGCCATTTATGTCAGGCGTGACCACAGCGGTAAATACGACGCTCTTTGCCGGAATTCCCGTATCGAGTCTTCCTCCTGGCACATATACACTCTTTCTCCTCGTGACGTTCCCGGGGAACCTGAGCAACTTTTACCTCTGGGAAACGACCTTTACCATTTGA